The Candidatus Margulisiibacteriota bacterium DNA segment ATGTCTCTATTCTGGAGTTGGGCGATGGAGTCTTTGAAGTGTTATCAACTAATGGAGATACGCATTTAGGTGGAGATAATATAGACCAAACTATTATGGACTGGTTAGTAGCAGAATTTAAAAAGGATAATGGAGTTGATCTTTCTAAAGACACAATGGCCATTCAAAGATTAAAGGAAGCAGCAGAAAAAGCGAAGATAGAGCTTTCTTCTACAAGCACAACAGATATTAATCTGCCATTTATTACTGCTGACCAAAATGGTCCAAAGCATTTGAACATAGCTTTAACAAGAGCAAAGTTTGAACAGATGATTGAAAAATACGTCGAAAGAAGTATTGAGCCATGTAAAACTGCCTTAAAAGATGCAGGTGTTTCCACCAAAGACATTGACGAGGTTATTTTAGTTGGTGGTACAACACGTACTCCAATTATTCAGGAAAAAGTAAAAGCATTTTTTGGTAAGGAACCAAACAAAGGAGTTAACCCTGATGAATGTGTTGCTTTAGGGGCAGCGATTCAAGGTGGAGTTCTTTCTGGTGATGTTAAGGATATTGTTTTACTAGATGTCACTCCTCTTTCCTTGGGTATTGAGACGATGGGTTCTGTTTTTACAAAGGTTATTGATAAAAACACAACAATCCCTGTTTCTAAGAGCCAAGTATTTAGTACTGCTGCGGACAGTCAACCAAGCGTTGAGGTTCATGTATTACAAGGAGAAAGACCAATGGCGAAAGACAACAGAACCTTGGGTAGGTTTCATTTAGATGGAATACCTCCAGCACCAAGAGGCATCCCTCAAATCGAAGTAACCTTTGATATCGACGCTAACGGTATTGTTAATGTAAAAGCTGTTGATAAGGGTACAGGCAAGCAACAGAAGATTACTATTACTAACTCCTCAGGTTTGAGCAAAGAAGAGATTGCGAAGATGCAAAAAGAAGCAGAAGAACACGCTGAAGAAGACAAGAAAAAGATGGAAGAGATTGAGGTAAGGAATAGTGCTGATAGTCTGGTTCACCAGTCCAAGAAATTGCTAATTGATGCCAAAGATCAGATTAATGCTGAGCTTAAGCAAAAAATTGAAGATGCCACAAAAGATGTTGAAGAAGCATTGAAAGGCACGGACAATGATGCAATTAAGCAAAAGACAGAAGTACTTCAACAAGCAGTGTATGAAGTAAGTACGCAAATGTATCAACAAGCTCAATCAGCTGATGGCGCAGAAGGTGCAGAACCAGCACCAGAACCAGAAGCAGAGAAAAAAGAAGATGACGGAAACGTTGTAGACGCAGAATACGAAGAAAAATAGAGCGTACACAAATTAGCCCCTGGCATAAACACCGGGGGCTAACTTATTAAGGAGACAAGTAAATGGCGAATAAGGATTACTATGAGGCTCTTGGATTAAAAAAAGAAGCCTCGGAAGTTGAGATAAAAAGTGCTTTTCGACAAGCCGCAAGGAAGTATCACCCAGATGTTTATAAAGGAGCCGATAGAGACGATAAGTTTAAGCAAATCAATGAAGCGTATCAGGTTTTGAGTGATCCTAATAAAAAAAGACAATATGACCAATTTGGTTCTGCAGACGGTATGGATTTTGGTAATGCCGGAGGAGCAGGATTTAATGGTTTCGGAGATATGTTTAATAATTTTGGAGATATGTTTGAGGGGTTTGGTTTTGAAGGCTTTGGTGATATTTTTGGTGGTTCCAAAGGAGCAGCATCTGGCAGAGGAAACGTAAGGTCCAAAGGTGAAGATTTAAGGGTAGACCTTAGTATTACTCTTGAAGAAGCAGCTAAAGGTGTTGATAAGCTTTTATCAATTAGAAGGCTTGAGAAATGCACCAAGTGTGGTGGCTCTGGCTCAAAAGACGGTAAGACTCCCCAGGTTTGTAATACTTGTGGAGGTAGAGGAGAGGTTAGACAAACTAGACAATCTTTTTTAGGTATGATGAGCACGGTTTCGGTTTGCCCTACTTGTCACGGTGAAGGTAAGGTGATTAGCTCGCCATGTACTGATTGCAGTGGTTCAGGTAGAGCAGTTAGAAGTAAAGACATTAACGTAAAAGTTCCTGCAGGTATAAGGACTGGTTCTAAACTGAGACTATCTGGAGAAGGAAACATCGGGCAACGTAATGGCACAAACGGAGATTTGTTCGTTTACATAAATGTTAAAAATCATGCTCTTTTTGAAAGAGATGGAGATGATTTATATATGAAGCACAAAATTAGTTATTCACAGGCTTCGCTTGGAGCCAATGTAGTTGTTAAAACTTTATTTGGAGATGTTGATTTAAAAATTCCTGCTGGCACGCAACCAAACACATCTTTTCGTCTCAAGGCAAAGGGAATGCCTCATCTGGGCAGAACAGGACAAGGCGACCAATATGTTGCTGTAGCCGTTAATGTCCCGACAAATTTTACTAATGATGAAAAAATGATTTTAGAGTATTTGGCAAGCACAAGGGGAGAGAAGACTGAGCTAACAAAAAAATATGGAAACATT contains these protein-coding regions:
- the dnaK gene encoding molecular chaperone DnaK; its protein translation is MGKVIGIDLGTTNSCFAVMEGDKPVVINNSEGGRTTPSIVAFAKDGERLVGQVAKRQAVTNPYNTVFSIKRFMGRKEAEVKVEEKMVPFKVTAGKNGDAGIDISGKHYSPQEISAMILKKCKVDAEAYLGEAVTQAVITVPAYFNDSQRQATKDAGMIAGLEVLRIINEPTAAALAYGLDKGKGSQKIVVYDFGGGTFDVSILELGDGVFEVLSTNGDTHLGGDNIDQTIMDWLVAEFKKDNGVDLSKDTMAIQRLKEAAEKAKIELSSTSTTDINLPFITADQNGPKHLNIALTRAKFEQMIEKYVERSIEPCKTALKDAGVSTKDIDEVILVGGTTRTPIIQEKVKAFFGKEPNKGVNPDECVALGAAIQGGVLSGDVKDIVLLDVTPLSLGIETMGSVFTKVIDKNTTIPVSKSQVFSTAADSQPSVEVHVLQGERPMAKDNRTLGRFHLDGIPPAPRGIPQIEVTFDIDANGIVNVKAVDKGTGKQQKITITNSSGLSKEEIAKMQKEAEEHAEEDKKKMEEIEVRNSADSLVHQSKKLLIDAKDQINAELKQKIEDATKDVEEALKGTDNDAIKQKTEVLQQAVYEVSTQMYQQAQSADGAEGAEPAPEPEAEKKEDDGNVVDAEYEEK
- the dnaJ gene encoding molecular chaperone DnaJ → MANKDYYEALGLKKEASEVEIKSAFRQAARKYHPDVYKGADRDDKFKQINEAYQVLSDPNKKRQYDQFGSADGMDFGNAGGAGFNGFGDMFNNFGDMFEGFGFEGFGDIFGGSKGAASGRGNVRSKGEDLRVDLSITLEEAAKGVDKLLSIRRLEKCTKCGGSGSKDGKTPQVCNTCGGRGEVRQTRQSFLGMMSTVSVCPTCHGEGKVISSPCTDCSGSGRAVRSKDINVKVPAGIRTGSKLRLSGEGNIGQRNGTNGDLFVYINVKNHALFERDGDDLYMKHKISYSQASLGANVVVKTLFGDVDLKIPAGTQPNTSFRLKAKGMPHLGRTGQGDQYVAVAVNVPTNFTNDEKMILEYLASTRGEKTELTKKYGNIKEKLKKIFC